GCAACCAGGAGTGGTGGAAGATGGACCAAGTTGGGGCAATAATGTAGTATAGAAAAATATGAGGAGATTCTATTGAAATTTCAATGTGTAAATTAGGTATCGATAATTTAATTAGGATTAGGTttataaatttttaatcatttatattttattaataatttatagaCTTAAACTATCTAGCAATAGGATATAATGTGtcatagttttaaaatatttatgaaatAAGTGTAGCTTCTATTTATCTAATTATTAATATTATGTTCTATAATTTATTACTATTGTGCATTCATATTAGAGTGATCAAGTTAATTATTTTTGTGATTATATGTTCAATTATTGTTTTGAAAGTGCAATTAAGGACTATGTGTGGTAATTGACTTCATTAGGTAGGAGTGAAAAAAATGATATCTTGGACACCTTTTACATAATAAAGACATCAAAATTGGAGTACATGACATTAGGTCCTCTCTCCTATGTAATTGCAAAATTGTGAGAGTTGACTTAAAACACTGTTTGTGCAATGATTTGTTTGTATTAatatctaaaaacattcaatattTAAACATAATATcttaaaacatcaaaaaatcaaatgaataaaaaaaattatcCATTAAAATTTATATGCAAATTCATGCAACACTCTATTTTTTCACTTCTTTTAaaatctctctcacacacacacattaaacTCAATCCCTTCTTGATTGTGTAGTTTTTTATACGCCATAGGGAGGAGAATCGTGCACTGCACAACAGAAATGCAATTTAACATGTCTTTCGGCTCTGCATTTTTGTTGATTTGGGTGATAATTTATTTCCCATTTTCAACAGCATGTTTACAAGATGAGAAAAGTTATTTGCTGGATTTGAAGGCTGCTCTTAATCTTTCCATGTCTTCAGGTAGCTTATCCTCTTCGCGGGGATTGAAGTATTGCGAGTGGGAGGGTGTTGGCTGTGATTATCATACATCCCATGTCATCCGCCTTGAGTTTGATTATTGGTACACCCAACAAGCAGAGCTTCATCCATCGCTGTTTAATCTGCAACATCTACAACACTTAGATCTTAGCGGGAATGACTTTCGAGGTATTTCTATTCCTCGCCAGTTGTCAAAACTGAAGAGTCTTACATTTCTTAACTTGTCATATGCTGGATTTGGAGGTGAAGTTCCTCTCGAGTTGGGAAATATGTCAAGCCTCCGACATTTGGATATTTCAGAAAATTACTATGAAATCAAAATTTCAGATACTGAGTGGCAAACAATTTCTTTGAAGAGTAGTAAGTTTGATGCATTGGTCAGAAATCTAAGAAGCCTGAGATTCTTACAAATGAAAGGAGTGAACCTGAAAATGGCGACTGAGCACTGGGGTGGAGCCCTTAGCGATCTTGCCAATCTTATCCAGATTCACCTGTCTTATTGTGGGCTCTCAGGTAAGATTCCAGATCTCTGAAACCTCACCCGTTTATGACATCTGCATATAGGTGAGAACTCATTCCCGTTTGAGCTACCCTCTTGAGGAAGCATTTTCTCTTAATCTTCATTTTAGAGTTGCTCaaattcaaaattgctatcaaatttcaaatttaaattttaaaattaagtggttaattaaaagagccttaATTTGTTTGATGGCGAGAGTGAAGATAATAATATTCCTGTCCACCTCACGATTATAGTATGCCCATTGGACTCCAGATGACAATATTGCCAGGAAGCATTTTCTCTTAATCCTCATCTGGATAAATACATagcttgaaatttaaaattagatccaAGGTAAGAAATATTTCCCAACTCAAGAGGGACTTCACCTCTTAATCCTCATTTTAGAGTTGACTCAAATTCAAAATTGctatcttggatcaaatttcaaatttaaattttaaaattaagtggttatttAAAAGagctctaattttaaaatttaaatcaacGTTGCGGGTTGCCCAatcttggattaattatttcaatttcaaaatttcaaccttagatctaattttaaaattaaaaggttctcttcttttttttgattgataataatagttTTTATTTAGAAATAGTAGAAAGTAGATACATAGATTTTTCAGTTGTCAATCCTAGAAACATCCCAAAAACATCTCAAAACCAAAAAATTTCAACTACTAACAACCCCAAAAACTACCCATCATCCACATGCagatgcaaaacatttcatagtaTCCATTTACCGGGAGATTAAATCCCGTAGACCAACTGACAAGTTCATAATTATTCCAAAATTTATCGACCAACCATTAACAGTTAAGAATTGCAAAAAGAACGAGGGAAGATGAGGGTTCATACACCTTGCGAGCTCCCTTCCCCTGCATTGTTTGAAATCTCTCGCAGCCTCCTCTTCTTGCGCGAACGAAGCACTCAGCCTTCCATGATTCTAGCTTCCCTCTTGGCTTCTCTACAAATTAAGTTCCTTGGTTTGCCCACCTGAAGATCCTTGGATTGCGGTCTTGCAATATATAAGGTGACTTTGTTGCATTTTTGTCCAAGCAATATCAGTTGTCCTGGCTAGATCATTCAGATAACAACATTGTGGGGATTCTTCCTTTATGGTTGTGGGATCTTCCTAATCTTCAACACCTCAATCTTTCAAACAATCAATTGGAAGGCTGTCTACCCACCAAGATATTCAATAGTTTTTCGATTTTGGACTTGCACAGGAATATATTAAGTGGCTCTCTtcttgttcttgattttgttttagaTATAATAGATCTATCAGATAATGAGTTTAATGGCTCTATTCCTACAACAAATGGCACATTCTCTGCTCTATCAGTGGTAGGGAATAATGTGATTGGACAAATCCCAAGTTCTATATGTACTGATTCATATAATTATGAATTTGTGCAATTTTTGGACTTGTCAAAGAACAAGTTGATTGGTAATATTCCTGCAAGCATTGGGAGGTGTTATGGATTATATGTTTTAAAATTGACTCAAAATATTTTGCAAGGGGAGATTCCAGAGGAGTCGGGAAATTTGACATATCTTCAAACATTAAATCTCAATGGTAACAAGTTGCGAGGTATTATTCCTTCATCTACTGTGAATTACAAAGATTATCAAGTATTTGATTTGGGAAATAATAAATTTGAAGGGAGCATTCCTGTATGGATTGAAAAGATGATAGATTTAAGAATTTTCATCTTAGCTTCTAATAAGTTTACTGATAGAATTACCATCCATctattcaagatgcaaaatattCAAATTTTAGATTTATCTGGTAATCAATTATCTAGAAGTGTACCTCAAGATGTTAGCAAGTTATATGCTATGCTCAATAATACacaatgttttgaggtacaacattCCCAATGTTCAAAACTTCTTGACAATGTTGACATGGAATCTTTATTCAATTCTATTGATGAAGTAACGGTTTGGATAAAAGGAAGGACAACTCCATATCAAAAGATAAGCAGAGCAGACAAGTTCATAGATTTGTCACACAATAAGTTATCAGGTAATATTCCTTCAGAATTAGGACTCCTTAAGGGTTTAATTTCTCTGAACATATCAAAAAATAATCTGAGGGGCACAATT
This genomic stretch from Cryptomeria japonica chromosome 8, Sugi_1.0, whole genome shotgun sequence harbors:
- the LOC131857917 gene encoding LRR receptor-like serine/threonine-protein kinase FLS2, which translates into the protein MSFGSAFLLIWVIIYFPFSTACLQDEKSYLLDLKAALNLSMSSGSLSSSRGLKYCEWEGVGCDYHTSHVIRLEFDYWYTQQAELHPSLFNLQHLQHLDLSGNDFRGISIPRQLSKLKSLTFLNLSYAGFGGEVPLELGNMSSLRHLDISENYYEIKISDTEWQTISLKSSKFDALVRNLRSLRFLQMKGVNLKMATEHWGGALSDLANLIQIHLSYCGLSDIIDLSDNEFNGSIPTTNGTFSALSVVGNNVIGQIPSSICTDSYNYEFVQFLDLSKNKLIGNIPASIGRCYGLYVLKLTQNILQGEIPEESGNLTYLQTLNLNGNKLRGIIPSSTVNYKDYQVFDLGNNKFEGSIPVWIEKMIDLRIFILASNKFTDRITIHLFKMQNIQILDLSGNQLSRSVPQDVSKLYAMLNNTQCFEVQHSQCSKLLDNVDMESLFNSIDEVTVWIKGRTTPYQKISRADKFIDLSHNKLSGFRNYQVNAIYRRKSRLVGLEQFETALVAVYEKCGSVGKAREVLDRMPKKTETVFSGYSQNGFVKKTLETLKQMLLAGVKPDSAAFASILAASAAWEL